The following nucleotide sequence is from Actinomycetota bacterium.
TCGACCGCGCCCCCCTCGGTGGCGAGCTGATGCCCCGCTACGGCGACGTGGTCGGACGCGGCAAGAGGTCGGTCGCGCTGAACCTGAAGCACCCGGCCGGGGTGGAGGCCGCGCTCAGGCTCGTGGAGCGAGCGGACGTCCTCCTCGAGGGTTTCCGACCCGGCGTGATGGAGCGACTCGGGCTCGGCCCCGACGACGTGGCGGCGAGGAACCCGCGCTGCGTCTACGCCCGGCTCACCGGCTGGGGTCAGGACGGCCCCCTGGCCGAGCGGGCAGGCCACGACATCAACTACATCGCCATCTCGGGGGTCCTCTCGGCGATCGGACGCGCCGGTGAGCCGCCCGTGCCGCCGGTGAACCTGCTCGGCGACTTCGCCGGCGGTGGGCTGCTCTGCGCGTTCGGGATCGTCTGCGCGCTCGTGGAGCGGGAGAGGTCCGGACGGGGACAGGTCGTCGACGCAGCCATGCTGGACGGCGCCACCAACCTCTTCTCGTTCTTCTCGGCCGCCGTCCACGCCGGTATGTGGGGACCGCGCGGGACGAACATGCTCGACACCGGCGTCCACTTCTACGACGTGTACGAGTGCGCGGACGGCGGGTACGTCTCGGTCGGCGCCATCGAGCCGCAGTTCTACGCGCAGCTGCTCGACGGGCTGGGGCTGGCGCCCGAGGACCTCCCCCACACCCAGCACGACCCGGCCGGGCAGGACGAGCTGCGCCGCATCTTCGCCGAACGGTTCCGGACCCGCACCCGCGACGAGTGGGCGGCCGTGTTCGAGGAGCGCGACGCGTGCGTGTACCCCGTCCTCGAACCGCGGGAAGCCCCCGGACACCGCCACAACGCAGCCCGCGAGGTGTTCGTGACCGGGCCGTTCGATGTCGTGCAGCCGGCTCCCGCGCCCCGTCTGGACCGCACCCCCGGCGCGATCGCCGGACCCGCCCCCGAGCCGGGGGAGCACACCCGCGACGTCCTGGGCGAGGCGGGGTACACCGGCGACGAGCTGGACGACCTGCGCGCCCAGGGAGCGATCGCTTGGCCTTGAGGGGCGTGCTCGCGCTCGCCCTGCTCGCCTCCGCCTGCACGGCGACGGAGGTGCCTACGAGACGTGTCGTGTCCGAACCCATCCGCGTCGCCGAGGTCCGGGCGCCCGCCCACGTCCCGGCGCCGGCTCCCGTACCGTCCCCGACGCCGGGGACGACGCCGGCGCCCGCACCGGTGAGCGTCCGCTACCGCGTCGAGGTTCGCATCCCCGACGACGACGGGTTCGAGCGGTTCGTCCACGAGACGCTGGCCGACCCACGCGGCTGGTCACGGGCCGGGTTCGAGCTGCGCCCGGACCGATCCGCCCCGTACGTGGTGGTGCTCGCCGAGGGAGACGAGGTGGACGAGCTCTGCCATCCGTACGACACCGGGGGCCGCTACTCGTGCCAGAACGGACCCGTGGTCGCGCTGAACGCCGACCGGTGGAGGACGGCCGTGCCCGGCTGGCCCGCCTCGCTGGACGAGTACCGGCTGTACCTCGTCAACCACGAGGTGGGCCACCTCCTCGGCCAGCGCCACCGTCCCTGTCCGGGTCCGGGGTCGATCGCGCCGGTGATGTTCCAGCAGTCGGGGAACCTCCGCGGGTGCCGTCCGAACGGGTGGCCCACGCAGGCAGAGATAGAACGGGCGTCGCGCCACGACCAGATGCTCGCGCCCGGCTACGGGGAGTGATCAGGAAGCGACGGCGCGGTCCGGCGCGGTGACCGCGACCTCCTCGACGGACCCCACGGGTCCGGTCGGAAGATGGACGCGGAACGATGCGCCGCCGCCGGGACGGTCTCCGACCTCGACCCGCCCCCCGTGAGCCTCGGCGAAACGGGAGACGAGCGAGAGCCCCACCCCGACCCCGGGTGAGTGACCGTGCGCGTGAAGGCCCTGTTGGAACGGCTCGAGGATGACCTCGCGCAGGTCGGGAGGGACACCCGGCCCCTCGTCCGCGACCTCGATGACCGCCCCCTCCACGTCACGGCTGACCGAGACCCAGACATCCGAACCCGGCGGCGTGTATCGGTCGGCGTTCGAGAGCAGGTTCTCGATCACCCGCTCGATCATCGCGGCGTCGACGTCCACCACGACCGGGTCCGCATGCAGGTGCACCGTGCGGCGAGCGCTGATGTCCGATCCCTCGATCACCCGACCGACCAGCACCGAGAGGTTCATCTGTCGCCGCCTCGGCTCCA
It contains:
- a CDS encoding CaiB/BaiF CoA-transferase family protein, with the protein product MTGMGPLQGIRVLDLSRLAPGPYGGMLLADMGADVVRVDRAPLGGELMPRYGDVVGRGKRSVALNLKHPAGVEAALRLVERADVLLEGFRPGVMERLGLGPDDVAARNPRCVYARLTGWGQDGPLAERAGHDINYIAISGVLSAIGRAGEPPVPPVNLLGDFAGGGLLCAFGIVCALVERERSGRGQVVDAAMLDGATNLFSFFSAAVHAGMWGPRGTNMLDTGVHFYDVYECADGGYVSVGAIEPQFYAQLLDGLGLAPEDLPHTQHDPAGQDELRRIFAERFRTRTRDEWAAVFEERDACVYPVLEPREAPGHRHNAAREVFVTGPFDVVQPAPAPRLDRTPGAIAGPAPEPGEHTRDVLGEAGYTGDELDDLRAQGAIAWP
- a CDS encoding DUF3152 domain-containing protein, which produces MALRGVLALALLASACTATEVPTRRVVSEPIRVAEVRAPAHVPAPAPVPSPTPGTTPAPAPVSVRYRVEVRIPDDDGFERFVHETLADPRGWSRAGFELRPDRSAPYVVVLAEGDEVDELCHPYDTGGRYSCQNGPVVALNADRWRTAVPGWPASLDEYRLYLVNHEVGHLLGQRHRPCPGPGSIAPVMFQQSGNLRGCRPNGWPTQAEIERASRHDQMLAPGYGE